AAGGCGCACGTCCTCGCGGCGCTGGCCAGCGGCAAGGATGTCATCCTGCGCCTGGACGTGCAGGGAGCGGCGACCGTCCGCCGCCTGATTCCCGACGCCATCACCATCTTCCTCACGGCCGGCTCCGAGGAGGAATTGTTCCGCCGCCTGCGGATGCGCAAGACCGAAGACCCCGAACAACTCCGCAAGCGCATGGAGACGGCGCGCGAGGAAATGAAGCATCTGCCGGAATTTGACTACGTGGTGGTCAATTCGGACTGCCACCTGGACGACGCCGTGCGCGCCATCGCGGCCATCATCACGGCGGAGAAGTGCCGCACCCGACCGCGACGCGCGCACCTGTGAGGATTGCCATGCTGCCCCCCGCAGAAGACCCAACCCAGACGACCCCAAGCCCGCCGCGGACGGTGTCCCTGCCGCTGCCTGTGGCCCGACCTGTCCTCACGTGGGCGATTCTCGCCATCAACCTGCTGGTCTTCCTGGCGATGACCCTGGCCGGCGGCTCCGAGAACGCCGCTGTCCTGGTGCAGTTCGGCGCCAAGGTCAACGGGCGCATCGCCGCGGGCGAGTATTGGCGGTTCTTCACGCCGATGTTCATCCACATTGGCATCATGCACCTGGCGTTCAACTCGTATGCGCTGTTCGCGCTGGGCACCGAGGTGGAGCGCCTCTTCGGCAACGTCCCCTTCGGAGTTCTCTATCTCCTGTCGGGCGCTGCGGGCGTCGTCGCCAGTTTCGCTTTCAACGATCACCTTTCGGCGGGGGCATCGGGCGCGATCTTCGGGTTGATCGGGGCGCTGGGCTACTTCTTCGCGCGCTACCGCAACCTGCTGGGGCGGGCCGGGCGGCGGCAGTTTGTCAACATCGTGTTGGTGGCCGCGTATAACCTGGCCTTCGGGTTCTTGTATCCGGGCGTGGACAACCACGGCCATCTGGGCGGCCTCATCGCGGGCGTGGCGCTGGGTTGGGCGCTGTGCCCCGACTACGGCGTCGTGCGCGACTGGCAGGGAACGCCCGCCCAGGTAGTGAACACGCGCACGCGCCAACGCCGCCTGCTCCTCACGCTGCCGCTACTGGTCGCGCTCGTCGGCGGCGCGGGGGCCGCCGTGCGCGCGCAGAGGGATTCCTTCGCCGTGCGCATGGAGCGAGGCGCCGCCCGCCTAGACGCCGGCGACCTGAACGGCGCGCTGGCCGATTTCTCCCAGGCGGCGCAGGCGCGCCCCGATTCGGCCGAAGCCCACTTCATGCTGGGCTATGTGCAGTTTGCCCAACAGGACTACGCGGGCGCAGCCAATTCCTTTGAGAAAGCCGTGGCCCTGCGCGAAGACTGGAGCGAGGCGCACTGGAACCTTGCCCTGGCCTACGTGCGGCTCGGTCAGTATCAGGACGCGGCGAGCCACCTGCAGGTGTATTTGTCGCTTGTCGGCTCCGATGCGGAACGGAGGGAAGCGCAGCGCCTCCTGGGCGAGTTGAGCCAGTTCCGCTAGCGGGCATTTAGGAGCGGGTAGTCTCCC
The Chloroflexota bacterium DNA segment above includes these coding regions:
- a CDS encoding guanylate kinase, which codes for MAPSAPPLLVVISGPSGVGKDSVVRRMAELGYPFHFVVTTTSRPRRENEVDGCDYHFVTPAEFEEMIRKDELLEYAIVYGQYKGIPKAHVLAALASGKDVILRLDVQGAATVRRLIPDAITIFLTAGSEEELFRRLRMRKTEDPEQLRKRMETAREEMKHLPEFDYVVVNSDCHLDDAVRAIAAIITAEKCRTRPRRAHL
- a CDS encoding rhomboid family intramembrane serine protease, with translation MLPPAEDPTQTTPSPPRTVSLPLPVARPVLTWAILAINLLVFLAMTLAGGSENAAVLVQFGAKVNGRIAAGEYWRFFTPMFIHIGIMHLAFNSYALFALGTEVERLFGNVPFGVLYLLSGAAGVVASFAFNDHLSAGASGAIFGLIGALGYFFARYRNLLGRAGRRQFVNIVLVAAYNLAFGFLYPGVDNHGHLGGLIAGVALGWALCPDYGVVRDWQGTPAQVVNTRTRQRRLLLTLPLLVALVGGAGAAVRAQRDSFAVRMERGAARLDAGDLNGALADFSQAAQARPDSAEAHFMLGYVQFAQQDYAGAANSFEKAVALREDWSEAHWNLALAYVRLGQYQDAASHLQVYLSLVGSDAERREAQRLLGELSQFR